In Edaphobacter paludis, a single window of DNA contains:
- a CDS encoding cupin domain-containing protein — translation MGHTRLRRGQRNTSPGRFVLISPFREPIPRVSGAIVTFEPGARTAWHTHPLGQTLIVTFGTGWVQREGGPIEEIRPGDVVWFPAGEKHWHGATATMAMSHIAIAEKLDGKAVEWMEKVTDQQYQP, via the coding sequence ATGGGTCACACGCGTCTGCGCAGGGGCCAGCGGAATACTTCACCGGGACGGTTCGTATTGATCAGCCCTTTCAGGGAACCGATCCCGCGCGTGAGTGGGGCCATCGTGACATTCGAGCCGGGAGCACGGACGGCTTGGCACACGCATCCACTCGGCCAGACTCTAATCGTTACCTTTGGCACGGGTTGGGTTCAGCGTGAAGGCGGTCCAATCGAAGAGATTCGCCCTGGAGATGTAGTGTGGTTTCCGGCCGGAGAGAAGCATTGGCATGGAGCTACGGCAACCATGGCGATGAGCCATATCGCTATTGCCGAAAAGCTAGATGGCAAAGCCGTTGAGTGGATGGAGAAAGTCACGGATCAGCAATATCAGCCCTAA
- a CDS encoding aldo/keto reductase — MQKRTLGKSGLEVSALGFGCMGLSFGYGPAVEKEQGLKIIRKAYEDGVTFFDTAEAYGPGKNEELVGEAVAGFRDKIVIATKFGFNFDEKGAISGMNSTPARIRQVAEESLKRLKTDVIDLFYQHRVDPNVPMEEVAGTVKDLIAEGKVKHFGMSEAGVDSIRRAHAVQPVAALQSEYSLWWREPEEKIIPTLEELGIGFVPFSPLGKGFLTGAINENTKFDSTDFRNTVPRFDEDNRKANQTLVDVLGDIAAGKGATRAQIALAWLLAQKPWIVPIPGTTKLHRLEENLGGASVQLTPEDLKQIDGALSEIKVQGDRYPAHLQARVGK, encoded by the coding sequence ATGCAAAAGCGCACACTTGGTAAGAGCGGGCTGGAAGTTTCGGCACTTGGATTTGGCTGCATGGGTTTGAGCTTCGGTTACGGACCCGCCGTCGAAAAAGAACAAGGACTGAAGATCATTCGTAAAGCCTATGAAGACGGTGTTACGTTCTTTGACACCGCGGAAGCGTATGGCCCGGGCAAAAACGAAGAATTGGTTGGCGAAGCAGTTGCAGGCTTCCGCGACAAGATTGTGATCGCTACGAAGTTCGGCTTCAACTTCGACGAGAAGGGTGCGATCAGTGGTATGAACAGCACTCCCGCTCGCATCCGTCAGGTGGCGGAAGAATCCTTGAAGCGCCTCAAGACGGATGTGATCGATCTCTTTTATCAACACCGCGTCGATCCGAACGTTCCAATGGAAGAGGTTGCCGGCACCGTGAAGGATCTGATTGCAGAGGGCAAGGTTAAGCACTTCGGCATGTCGGAAGCGGGAGTTGATTCTATTCGCCGCGCTCATGCTGTGCAGCCGGTGGCGGCTCTCCAGAGCGAATATTCCTTGTGGTGGCGCGAGCCCGAAGAGAAAATCATCCCGACGCTCGAAGAGCTCGGCATCGGCTTCGTTCCGTTCAGCCCGCTTGGCAAAGGTTTCCTCACGGGTGCGATCAACGAGAACACCAAGTTCGACAGCACGGACTTCCGCAACACGGTTCCTCGCTTCGACGAGGACAACCGGAAAGCAAACCAAACACTTGTCGATGTTCTCGGCGACATTGCAGCGGGAAAGGGCGCGACACGCGCACAGATCGCGCTCGCATGGCTGCTGGCACAGAAGCCCTGGATCGTTCCTATCCCTGGCACTACCAAGCTGCATCGGCTTGAGGAGAACCTCGGCGGTGCGAGCGTACAGCTGACGCCTGAAGATCTCAAGCAGATTGATGGTGCGCTCTCCGAGATCAAAGTGCAGGGAGATCGGTACCCAGCTCACTTGCAGGCTCGTGTCGGCAAGTAG
- a CDS encoding NAD(P)H-binding protein — MKVLILGANGQIAQVATELFLERTDAQLTLYLRKAKRLRVINPARERVVEGDVLDLKTLQAAMAGQDVVYANLSGPMKQQTQNIVTAMVNTGVKRLIFVSSMGIYGEVPGQRYRSILDPYRDSAELIEASGLDYTIIRPAWLNDNDEINYGTTQKGEPFQNASGVVSRKSVADLVVKLATKPDIAIRQSLGVHKRS, encoded by the coding sequence TTGAAAGTTTTGATTCTTGGAGCAAATGGGCAAATCGCGCAGGTGGCGACGGAACTCTTTCTGGAGCGCACCGATGCTCAGTTGACCCTCTATCTTCGCAAGGCGAAGCGGCTCAGGGTCATCAATCCTGCGCGGGAGCGAGTTGTCGAAGGTGATGTCCTTGACCTCAAAACCTTGCAAGCTGCGATGGCTGGCCAGGATGTGGTTTACGCCAATCTCTCCGGCCCGATGAAGCAGCAAACACAAAACATCGTGACGGCAATGGTGAATACAGGTGTCAAGCGCCTCATCTTCGTAAGCTCCATGGGCATTTACGGCGAGGTGCCGGGTCAGCGCTACCGCAGCATCCTCGATCCGTACCGAGATTCGGCTGAGCTCATCGAGGCGTCCGGCCTGGACTACACGATCATCCGGCCTGCCTGGCTCAATGACAACGACGAAATCAACTACGGGACGACACAGAAGGGTGAGCCCTTCCAGAATGCCTCCGGCGTCGTCTCGCGCAAGAGCGTAGCCGACCTTGTAGTGAAACTGGCAACCAAGCCGGACATAGCCATCCGGCAAAGCCTTGGAGTTCATAAGCGCTCCTAA
- a CDS encoding AraC family transcriptional regulator, translating into MVKHFRVPGSLRLRLKEAGVLVSAVLRRAGLPQNLFEQTRILVSTEELFALWRAIGEVSKDPSIGLLLGTETSIARFHPMGIAALSTESFGAAIDHMARYKKLSAPEEILHETEAGEWAIQFRWTLAMDVEPSVLVEHCFAWVLTIAREGTGTRIKPLRVELVQPRKHTRALQKHFGCPVVSGATRNAIIFRAEDAAILFVTRNAELLEMLAPQFDQELKDRAANEDHFIDLVRGAIQQRLTGHRPVVDDVAKDLHMSPRTLQRRLQDVGSNYQRVLDEARHQMARYYLSNSVFELAEAAYLLGYEDANSFARAFRAWEGMPPKNWREAQRAALTDRPN; encoded by the coding sequence ATGGTCAAGCACTTCCGTGTTCCTGGCAGTCTTCGGTTGAGGTTGAAAGAAGCGGGCGTCCTCGTCTCTGCGGTACTTCGCAGAGCGGGACTCCCGCAGAACCTCTTTGAGCAGACCCGCATCCTCGTCTCCACCGAGGAACTCTTCGCCCTCTGGCGTGCCATTGGCGAAGTGAGCAAAGACCCGTCTATTGGTCTGCTGCTGGGGACAGAAACCAGCATTGCCCGCTTCCACCCGATGGGTATAGCGGCACTTTCCACGGAGAGCTTTGGCGCGGCGATTGACCACATGGCGCGGTATAAGAAACTGTCCGCGCCGGAAGAGATTTTGCACGAGACAGAAGCCGGCGAGTGGGCCATCCAGTTCCGCTGGACGCTTGCTATGGATGTCGAGCCATCCGTTCTAGTGGAACACTGCTTCGCCTGGGTTCTTACCATCGCACGGGAAGGCACTGGAACCCGCATCAAGCCGCTTCGCGTGGAACTGGTTCAACCTCGCAAGCATACGAGGGCGCTGCAGAAACACTTTGGTTGTCCCGTGGTCTCTGGCGCAACCCGGAACGCGATCATCTTCCGCGCCGAAGATGCGGCAATTCTGTTTGTCACGCGCAATGCCGAACTTCTGGAAATGCTCGCGCCGCAGTTTGACCAGGAACTGAAGGATCGCGCAGCCAACGAGGACCACTTCATTGATTTGGTGCGGGGAGCAATTCAGCAGCGACTCACCGGCCACCGCCCGGTGGTGGACGACGTTGCGAAGGATCTGCACATGAGCCCTCGTACGCTCCAGCGACGCTTGCAGGATGTTGGCTCGAACTATCAGCGCGTTCTCGATGAGGCCCGCCACCAGATGGCGCGGTACTACCTCAGCAACTCTGTCTTTGAATTAGCCGAGGCTGCCTATCTTCTTGGCTATGAGGATGCCAACTCGTTCGCGCGAGCCTTTCGCGCTTGGGAGGGCATGCCCCCGAAGAACTGGCGAGAAGCTCAAAGAGCAGCCCTCACCGACAGGCCCAACTAA